The following proteins are encoded in a genomic region of Fusarium keratoplasticum isolate Fu6.1 chromosome 9, whole genome shotgun sequence:
- a CDS encoding Transcription elongation factor 1-like protein: MGKRKSSKKPMGPKKSDPLPTTFACLFCNHENSVSVKLDKKAGVGQLDCRICGQKFQCAVNYLSAAVDVYGEWVDAADSVAKGESADAGYTGTSRGAGSGRAAGGRSAVDNDEDDRRSYEGEYDDY, encoded by the exons ATGGGAAAGCGCAAGTCGTCTAAAAAGCCTATGGGGCCCAAGAAG TCCGACCCCCTGCCTACAACTTTCGCATGCCTTTTCTGCAACCACGAGAACTCGGTCTCTGTCAAGCTTGACAAGAAGGCTGGCGTTGGCCAGCTTGACTGCCGTATCTGCGGACAAAAATTCCAGTGTGCCGTCAACT ACCTCTCCGCTGCAGTCGACGTCTACGGCGAGTGGGTTGATGCAGCCG ACTCGGTAGCCAAGGGGGAGAGCGCGGACGCCGGTTACACCGGAACCTCTCGCGGTGCAGGATCTGGACGTGCCGCGGGCGGCCGGTCAGCGGTCGATAACGATGAAGACGATAGACGGTCCTACGAGGGCGAGTATGATGATTATTGA
- a CDS encoding Uracil phosphoribosyltransferase has protein sequence MTDKTTQEAPTTGVGPEYRDHQQKPNATVSVNVNLDNVHVLPQTPQLIALLSMIRSKETDRADFIFYSNRIIRLLVEEGLNHLPVIEHTVTTPVGRTYNGLMFQGKICGVSIMRAGEAMEQGLRDCCRSVRIGKILIQRDEETAQPKLFYDKLPEDIAQRWVLLLDPMFATGGSATMAVQVLKARGVPEEHILFLNLIASPEGVKSFSAKFPRLRVVTAFIDQGLDEKNYIVPGLGDFGDRFYTI, from the exons ATGACGGACAAGACGACCCAGGAGGCTCCCACGACTGGCGTTGGCCCTGAATACCGTGATCACCAGCAGAAGCCTAACGCGACCGTCTCCGTCAatgtcaacctcgacaatGTCCATGTCCTGCCTCAGACCCCTCAGCTCATTGCTCTCCTGTC GATGATTCGCAGCAAGGAAACAGACCGAGCAGACTTCATCTTTTACTCGAACCGCATCATTCGACTActggtcgaggagggtcTCAACCACCTGCCCGTGATTGAGCACACCGTCACCACACCCGTGGGTCGCACCTACAACGGTCTCATGTTCCAAGGCAAGATTTGCGGCGTGTCCATCATGAGAGCTGGCGAGGCTATGGAGCAGGGTCTCCGAGACTGCTGCCGCTCCGTTCGCATTGGCAAGATTCTGATCCAGCGGGACGAGGAGACGGCGCAGCCCAAGTTGTTTTACGACAAGCTACCCGAGGACATTGCCCAGAGATGGGTGCTTCTCCTGGATCCCATGTTCGCTACAG GCGGCTCGGCGACCATGGCGGTTCAGGTCCTCAAGGCGCGAGGCGTGCCGGAGGAGCACATCCTGTTCCTCAACTTGATTGCAAGCCCCGAGGGTGTCAAGAGCTTCTCTGCCAAGTTCCCCCGCTTGAGGGTCGTGACAGCTTTCATCGACCAG ggccttgacgagaAAAA CTATATCGTTCCTGGTTTGGGAGACTTTGGCGACCGTTTTTACACCATTTGA
- a CDS encoding Uracil-regulated protein 1 codes for MEPGDQQASVLDALREIQRTQSLLVNAVESLSGKSIDDAAGPNGDLTANSIYVQDSRNEADESESPSVESPLESADKLKAPAPPTPSQRQGFTSRIILTTYPKQIGIKPLPMDWGNSDPLKRGPIVVSRAASTIRRRNAVGVDSEPIELLQYILNEIPSGGSYSIYYALAVASNELNSDHRPDFTNTEPAAKIGPFPQWGDPGKIVAMDPWGHLAPWIFKDTIEKDDVDIRPTIAITKAHMKLPELAESVKAGRLVPDGKVCLNEQGELAVTKFAVEPVWYLPGVAERFGIDEATLRRSLFEHTGGSYPELITRGDIKVFLPPIGGLTVYCFGDPAKMSDESVRLSLRIHDECNGSDVFGSDICTCRPYLIFGIEEAVKEAQNGGSGVVIYFRKEGRALGEVTKYRKDDIPSFREHNRLVYNARKRGADRASDYFKRTENIAGVKDMRFQALMPDILHWLGIKKIDRMLSMSNMKHDAIVGQGIPIHERVELPEELIPADSRVEIDAKITAGYFTTGKRMTTEELQAVQGRIWEDFDH; via the exons ATGGAGCCAGGCGATCAGCAGGCCAGCGTCCTAGACGCTCTGCGCGAAATTCAGCGCACTCAATCACTTCTTGTGAACGCTGTTGAGTCGCTATCGGGCAAGTCGATAGACGACGCGGCCGGGCCCAACGGCGACCTCACTGCCAACAGCATTTATGTCCAAGACTCACGCAACGAAGCTGACGAGAGCGAATCGCCTTCCGTGGAGTCTCCTCTCGAATCTGCGGACAAATTGAAGGCTCCGGCTCCTCCAACGCCCAGTCAACGCCAAGGCTTTACGTCGCGCATTATCTTGAC GACGTATCCTAAGCAAATTGGAATCAAGCCTTTGCCTATGGACTGGGGAAACTCAGATCCTCTTAAACGTGGCCCTATCGTAGTTTCCAGGGCTGCCTCCACTATCCGACGCCGTAATG CTGTTGGAG TCGATTCCGAACCAATTGAGTTATTGCAATACATACTGAACGAGATTCCCAGTGGTGGTTCGTACTCCATCTACTACGCCCTCGCTGTCGCCAGCAACGAGCTGAACAGCGACCATCG ACCCGATTTTACCAACACCGAGCCGGCCGCGAAGATTGGTCCCTTCCCTCAATGGGGAGACCCCGGCAAGATCGTGGCGATGGACCCTTGGGGTCATCTTGCCCCCTGGATTTTCAAAGACACCATCGAGAAAGACGATG TCGACATTCGACCGACcattgccatcaccaaggctcaTATGAAG CTACCCGAGCTTGCCGAGAGTGTCAAGGCTGGACGTTT GGTTCCTGATGGCAAGGTGTGCCTCAATGAGCAGGGTGAACTGGCTGTCACCAAATTCGCCGTTGAGCCT GTCTGGTATCTACCTGGTGTTGCAGAGAGATTTGGCATCG ATGAGGCTACACTCCGACGTTCCCTGTTCGAACATACTGGAGGAAGTTACCCTGAG TTGATCACTCGCGGAGACATCAAAGTCTTTCTTCCGCCTATCG GTGGCCTTACTGTCTACTGCTTCGGGGATCCTGCGAAGATGTCGGATGAGTCTGTTCGACTGTCTCTGAGAATCCACGACGAG TGCAACGGCAGTGACGTGTTCGGATCTGACATCTGCACTTGCCGACCATACCTCATCTTTGGTATCGAGgaagccgtcaaggaggCGCAGAATGGTGGAAGTGGCGTAGTCATCTACTTCAGAAAGGAGGGACGAGCCCTGGGAGAAGTTACTAAA TATCGTAAGGATGATATCCCTTCGTTTCGGGAACACAACCGGC TTGTCTACAATGCCCGTAAACGCGGAGCCGATCGAGCATCAGACTATTTCAAGCGGACCGAGAACATTGCTGGGGTCAAGGACATGCGATTCCAGGCTCTGATGCCGGACATCCTGCACTGGCTaggcatcaagaagatcgaCAGGATGCTTAGCATGAGCAA TATGAAGCACGATGCGATCGTGGGACAGGG GATCCCGATCCATGAGAGAGTCGAGCTTCCCGAGGAGCTGATACCGGCCGACTCGCGAGTCGAGATTGACGCCAAGATTACAGCTG GCTACTTTACGACGGGCAAACGTATGACGACTGAGGAGCTGCAGGCAGTCCAGGGAAGAATCTGGGAAGA CTTCGACCACTAA